A single region of the Brachypodium distachyon strain Bd21 chromosome 3, Brachypodium_distachyon_v3.0, whole genome shotgun sequence genome encodes:
- the LOC100836350 gene encoding myosin-binding protein 1: MAAKTGVRSQDLSQQFWSTLSRALSELCIIILLHVAAAASYAATGLARISKLRAPCTLCSRLDHALHGKPWFSADLVCAAHRSEISSLAYCRSHCNLAHSDDLCKRCLAACTTSGFTDEVNNSQSGLRSRRSCSCCSEPFKKSRNAQKLSVSANVVQSSQTVHGSSESKQRSKVAVVDENNLAMPTKAVPEQDHSKEKTFVVGIEEVSESDGASANTGTSKPTPSGSAIPSRIFVDRNSSIKNTFISRVNLPSPRPSEIISARDNNSTTQQEVKALLTQMSSVRGIDYSWSEGATSPDTSAFIDENNGTIRRPSLERNYSVLEPSDANIGEAEGEISLESLKRQLELNKKSMSALYKELDEERSASAIAASQAMAMINRLHQEKAAMQMEALQYLRMMEEQADHDHEAIQNLHDLLTEREKELLDMDAELDNCRRVLQHEPFNGGKFDDANTIDNTSGYDRGMSFDVLNGSDFVTGSDFVAGSDFVASSMSGFEDEKAYILEALGGLEEKLRISTDRLASDDANKNQGDRVFGDHTEDESTSLEQPAEENRKDECSCSPFDSDKVNEVTSFKDEILLLDTRVKALEDDHEFLKRVLSSLKGSTDGLQCVREITSHLQELRRVAVQ; encoded by the exons ATGGCTGCGAAAACCGGTGTGAGGTCCCAGGACTTGTCGCAGCAATTCTGGTCCACGCTGTCCCGGGCTCTCAGTGAGCTCTGCATAATCATACTGCTCCATGTggccgctgcagcttcatacGCGGCGACGGGGTTGGCGCGCATCAGCAAACTGAGGGCACCGTGCACCCTGTGCTCAAGGCTGGACCATGCGCTCCATGGCAAGCCATGGTTCTCTGCGGATCTGGTCTGCGCCGCCCATAGGTCCGAGATATCATCCCTGGCGTATTGCAGGAGCCATTGCAACCTTGCCCATTCTGATGATCTCTGCAAGAGATGCCTCGCTGCGTGCACCACATCGGGTTTCACCGATGAGGTTAACAACTCCCAGTCCGGGTTGAGATCGAGGCGGTCTTGCTCGTGCTGTTCGGAACCATTCAAGAAGTCGCGCAACGCGCAGAAGCTTTCTGTATCTGCAAACGTTGTGCAATCTTCGCAAACAGTGCATGGTTCTTCGGAAAGTAAGCAGAGGAGCAAAGTTGCTGTGGTTGACGAAAACAATCTTGCAATGCCAACCAAGGCTGTACCTGAACAGGATCATTCAAAAGAGAAGA CATTTGTGGTGGGCATTGAGGAAGTCAGTGAATCAGATGGTGCTTCTGCAAATACCGGGACATCAAAGCCAACACCCAGTGGATCCGCCATCCCTTCTCGCATCTTCGTCGACCGCAACAGCAGCATAAAGAATACTTTCATCAGTAGGGTCAATCTGCCATCTCCTCGCCCATCCGAGATAATCTCTGCCAGGgacaacaactccaccactCAGCAAGAAGTGAAGGCACTCCTTACCCAGATGTCCTCCGTAAGGGGCATTGACTATTCTTGGAGTGAAGGAGCAACCAGTCCTGATACCAGTGCTTTCATTGATGAAAACAATGGTACCATCAGGAGACCATCTCTCGAGAGGAATTACTCCGTGCTGGAACCATCAGATGCCAACATCGGTGAAGCTGAAGGGGAGATCTCACTTGAGAGTTTGAAGCGACAGCTTGAGCTCAACAAGAAATCAATGAGTGCCCTTTACAAAGAACTCGACGAAGAACGGAGTGCTTCAGCGATTGCAGCTAGCCAGGCCATGGCCATGATCAACAGATTGCACCAGGAAAAGGCTGCGATGCAGATGGAAGCACTGCAATATCTTAGGATGATGGAAGAACAGGCTGATCATGACCATGAAGCGATACAGAATCTGCATGACCTGCTAacggagagggagaaagaaTTACTCGACATGGATGCTGAACTTGATAACTGCCGTAGGGTACTTCAGCATGAGCCATTCAATGGTGGGAAGTTTGATGATGCAAATACAATTGACAATACAAGTGGATATGACAGGGGTATGTCCTTCGACGTCTTGAATGGCTCGGATTTCGTTACTGGCTCAGATTTCGTGGCTGGCTCGGATTTTGTGGCGAGCTCCATGTCGGGTTTCGAAGACGAAAAGGCTTACATTTTGGAAGCTCTGGGCGGATTGGAGGAAAAGCTTCGCATTTCGACAGACAGGCTTGCTTCTGATGATGCCAACAAGAACCAAGGGGACAGAGTGTTTGGAGATCACACCGAGGATGAATCAACTTCTCTTGAGCAACCAGCTGAGGAGAACCGCAAGGATGAATGTTCGTGCTCTCCTTTCGACAGTGACAAAGTGAACGAGGTAACCAGTTTTAAGGATGAAATTTTACTCTTGGATACAAGAGTGAAGGCGCTAGAAGATGATCACGAGTTTCTCAAGCGGGTACTAAGTTCCCTAAAAGGTAGCACTGATGGGCTACAGTGTGTACGGGAGATAACCAGCCATTTACAGGAGCTGAGAAGAGTTGCTGTTCAATAA
- the LOC100836655 gene encoding GABA transporter 1, translated as MFLTSEVHRGVKLKTLDMSPAEDQAGEAGMEEAKAVVGAGAGEGGKGTWRHAAFHVATTIATPAAYAPLPFALASLGWPLGVCSLVIGTLVAWCSSLVIASLWQWNGEKHTSYRLLAKSIFGPWAYWYVSFFQQVASVGNNIAIQIAAGSSLKAVYKHYYAGGEGGTMKLQHFILVFGAFELFLSQLPDIHSLRWVNATCTASTIGFAGTAIGVTLYDGYQVDRKEVGYGVQGSTATKIFRAFNALGTIAFSFGDAMLPEIQSTVREPVRRNMYTGTSAAYMLIVMSYWTLSFSGYRAFGSGVQPYILSSLTVPTWAIIMANLFAVIQITGCFQIYCRPTYAHFEELLQGRKNTTRYKAWLWRFMYTSAYMGVITLVSAAMPFFGDFVSICGAVGFTPLDFVLPALAFLKVGTLPQNLGTRCALKTLASTVAVLFSVVGPLACIGAIRAIALDVRTYKFFHDM; from the exons ATGTTTCTTACCAGCGAGGTTCACCGAGGAGTAAAATTAAAAACACTGGACATGTCACCGGCGGAGGACCAGGCTGGCGAAGCCGGCATGGAAGAAGCGAAGgcggtcgtcggcgccggtgccggcgaggGAGGGAAAGGCACATGGAGGCACGCGGCGTTCCACGTGGCGACGACGATCGCCACACCGGCGGCCTATGCTCCCTTGCCCTTTGCTCTTGCATCCCTTGGCTGGCCTCTCG GTGTTTGCAGCTTGGTGATAGGAACACTGGTTGCCTGGTGTTCCAGCCTGGTAATTGCCTCGCTGTGGCAGTGGAATGGAGAGAAGCACACCAGCTACCGGCTGCTTGCAAAGAGCATCTTTG GTCCCTGGGCCTACTGGTACGTGTCATTCTTCCAGCAAGTGGCATCAGTCGGCAACAACATCGCAATCCAGATTGCGGCTGGCAGCAGCCTCAAGGCCGTGTACAAGCACTACTACGCCGGCGGCGAAGGTGGCACGATGAAGCTACAGCACTTCATCCTTGTCTTCGGCGCATTCGAGCTGTTCCTCTCCCAGCTTCCCGACATCCACTCGCTCCGGTGGGTCAATGCTACCTGCACTGCTAGCACCATTGGGTTTGCCGGGACAGCCATTGGCGTCACATTATATGATG GATATCAGGTTGACCGCAAGGAAGTTGGTTACGGTGTACAAGGAAGCACTGCAACTAAAATCTTCAGAGCTTTCAACGCACTGGGCACGATAGCGTTCTCATTTGGTGATGCAATGCTGCCAGAAATTCAG AGTACTGTGCGGGAACCGGTGAGGAGGAACATGTACACGGGCACTTCGGCAGCGTACATGTTGATCGTCATGTCCTACTGGACACTGTCATTCAGTGGTTACCGGGCATTTGGCTCTGGAGTCCAGCCCTATATCCTGTCCTCCCTGACCGTTCCAACATGGGCAATTATAATGGCAAACCTATTTGCAGTCATTCAGATCACAGGTTGCTTTCAG ATATACTGCAGACCGACATACGCGCACTTTGAAGAGCTCCTTCAGGGGAGGAAGAACACTACTAGGTACAAAGCTTGGCTGTGGCGGTTTATGTATACTTCTGCATACATGGGGGTGATTACCCTCGTTTCCGCGGCAATGCCCTTCTTTGGGGACTTTGTGTCAATTTGTGGAGCAGTCGGTTTCACCCCTCTGGACTTTGTACTGCCAGCATTAGCATTTCTCAAGGTTGGGACGCTGCCTCAAAATCTGGGGACTCGCTGTGCTCTCAAGACCCTGGCCTCCACGGTCGCCGTTTTGTTCTCGGTCGTTGGACCTCTTGCTTGCATCGGCGCCATCAGAGCGATCGCACTCGACGTCAGGACCTACAAGTTCTTCCATGATATGTGA